The Prevotella sp. E9-3 genome has a window encoding:
- the rplQ gene encoding 50S ribosomal protein L17, whose amino-acid sequence MRHNKKFNHLGRTASHRSSMLANMAISLIMHKRITTTVAKAKALKKYVEPLITKAKEDTTNSRRVVFSYLQNKEAIKELFGEVSQKVGDRPGGYTRIIKLGTRQGDAAQICFIELVDFDPEMAKTTDTKKKATRRSRKSTKAEAPAQEAPAAEAVATEAPVAEAEEAPKAE is encoded by the coding sequence ATGAGACATAACAAAAAATTCAACCACCTCGGTCGTACTGCATCTCATCGTAGCAGCATGTTGGCTAACATGGCTATCTCGTTGATTATGCACAAAAGAATCACTACGACTGTAGCAAAGGCTAAGGCCTTGAAAAAGTATGTGGAGCCCCTGATTACTAAGGCTAAGGAGGATACCACCAATTCACGTCGTGTAGTATTCAGCTACCTCCAGAACAAGGAAGCTATCAAAGAACTTTTTGGAGAAGTTTCACAGAAAGTTGGTGACCGTCCCGGTGGCTACACACGTATTATCAAGCTTGGTACTCGTCAGGGTGACGCTGCTCAGATTTGTTTTATCGAACTTGTTGACTTTGATCCAGAAATGGCTAAGACCACTGATACCAAGAAGAAGGCAACTCGTCGTTCACGCAAGTCTACCAAGGCAGAGGCTCCTGCTCAGGAAGCACCCGCTGCAGAAGCTGTAGCAACTGAGGCTCCTGTTGCCGAAGCTGAGGAAGCTCCTAAGGCTGAATAA
- a CDS encoding DNA-directed RNA polymerase subunit alpha codes for MAILAFQKPDKVVMLEANDKFGKFEFRPLEPGFGVTIGNALRRILLSSLEGYAINTIRIAGVEHEFSSVPGVKEDVTNIILNLKQVRFKQVVEEFENEKVSITVENSTEFKAGDIGKYLTGFEVLNPDLVICHLDSKASMQIDLTINKGRGYVPSDENREFCTDVNVIAIDSIYTPIRNVKFSVEPYRVEQKTDYDKLILEVTTDGSIHPKDALKEAAKILIYHFMLFSDEKITLETTDVEGNQEFDEEVLHMRQLLKTKLVDMNLSVRALNCLKAADVETLGDLVQYNKTDLLKFRNFGKKSLTELDDLLESLNLSFGTDISKYKLDKE; via the coding sequence ATGGCGATATTAGCATTTCAAAAACCCGATAAAGTGGTAATGTTGGAAGCCAACGACAAGTTCGGCAAGTTCGAGTTTCGTCCGTTGGAGCCGGGCTTTGGTGTAACCATCGGTAATGCCCTGCGCCGCATTCTCCTTTCATCGCTTGAGGGCTATGCCATCAACACCATCCGAATTGCTGGTGTTGAGCATGAGTTCTCATCCGTTCCTGGTGTGAAGGAGGACGTAACCAACATTATCTTGAACCTGAAACAAGTAAGGTTCAAGCAAGTAGTAGAAGAATTCGAGAACGAGAAAGTCAGCATCACCGTTGAGAATTCTACCGAGTTCAAGGCCGGTGACATCGGCAAGTATCTGACTGGATTTGAAGTGTTAAATCCCGATTTGGTGATTTGTCATCTCGACTCAAAAGCTTCAATGCAGATTGATCTCACTATTAATAAAGGTCGTGGATACGTTCCTTCTGACGAGAACCGTGAGTTCTGTACCGATGTTAATGTGATTGCAATCGACTCAATCTACACACCTATCCGTAATGTTAAGTTCTCAGTTGAGCCTTATCGTGTTGAGCAGAAAACCGACTATGATAAACTCATACTGGAAGTTACAACGGACGGTTCCATTCACCCAAAAGACGCCCTAAAAGAGGCTGCTAAGATTCTCATCTATCACTTCATGCTCTTCTCTGATGAGAAGATTACACTTGAAACAACCGATGTTGAAGGTAATCAGGAGTTTGATGAGGAAGTATTGCACATGCGTCAGTTGCTTAAGACAAAGCTCGTTGACATGAACCTTTCTGTTCGTGCATTGAACTGTCTGAAAGCGGCCGATGTTGAGACCCTCGGTGATCTCGTACAGTATAATAAGACTGACCTCTTGAAGTTCCGTAACTTTGGTAAGAAATCGCTCACTGAGCTTGATGATTTGCTCGAGAGTCTGAATCTGTCGTTTGGAACTGATATTTCAAAGTACAAACTGGACAAGGAGTAA